The Gemmatimonas sp. genome window below encodes:
- a CDS encoding type II toxin-antitoxin system VapC family toxin — protein sequence MRVLLDTHVLIWWDSGARLSPAAMKAIRSADEVLVSSASAWEIAIKTALGKISGTRTIAAAVEASAFTELPVLFRHAEAAARLPSHHRDPFDRMLIAQAQVEGLVVISRDQSFARYDLTLIPA from the coding sequence GTGCGCGTGCTCCTCGATACCCATGTCCTGATCTGGTGGGACTCCGGGGCGCGCCTGTCGCCTGCCGCCATGAAGGCCATCCGAAGTGCCGACGAGGTGCTGGTCAGTAGTGCCTCCGCCTGGGAAATCGCCATCAAGACCGCACTCGGGAAGATCAGCGGCACCAGAACGATTGCCGCGGCGGTCGAAGCCTCCGCGTTTACCGAGCTGCCGGTCCTCTTCCGCCACGCGGAGGCCGCGGCACGCCTCCCGTCGCATCACCGGGATCCCTTCGATCGAATGCTGATCGCCCAGGCGCAGGTGGAAGGGCTGGTCGTCATCTCGCGGGACCAATCCTTCGCGCGGTACGATCTCACGCTCATCCCCGCGTAG
- a CDS encoding type II toxin-antitoxin system prevent-host-death family antitoxin, with translation MPKKLVRESVALYDAKTQLSALVDRAAAGEEIVIMKSGHPMARLVPMEDTRHRRVPGQGKGMWKVARGFDDPLPDGVLDSFEAE, from the coding sequence ATGCCCAAAAAACTCGTTCGCGAATCCGTCGCACTCTACGACGCGAAAACCCAGCTCTCCGCGCTCGTTGATCGCGCCGCCGCCGGCGAAGAGATCGTGATCATGAAGTCCGGGCATCCCATGGCGCGTCTCGTGCCCATGGAGGACACCCGCCATCGTCGAGTGCCAGGCCAGGGGAAAGGCATGTGGAAGGTGGCGCGTGGGTTCGACGATCCGCTGCCCGATGGCGTGCTCGACTCGTTCGAGGCGGAGTGA
- a CDS encoding ABC transporter ATP-binding protein, producing the protein MTSSNVVTVQGLSHRYGRKVVLGGLDLTIPEGAMYALLGANGAGKTTLLRLLAGIERVQSGAVSLFGDSVRSMSLAQRQRFSYVAEGQELPTWMRLEQMEAYCAPLYPTWDAQLATQLRRRFDLDAKQKVGTMSRGQRMKAALLCALASRPRLLLMDEPFTGMDVGVKEELVRGLLETSGEHGWTILVSTHDIAEIEMMVDWVGFLRDGRIDVSAPLEQLRERYRRLEFTLAPGAPLPASRPESWVRVEQSGQRVSVFGDGIGRDAVIEVVPGGLLAVDEHEVTLRELYLALATPSTRNTVGGA; encoded by the coding sequence ATGACATCATCGAACGTGGTAACGGTGCAGGGGCTTTCGCACCGGTATGGACGGAAGGTTGTGCTGGGAGGGCTGGATCTCACGATCCCTGAGGGCGCGATGTACGCGTTGCTTGGCGCCAACGGCGCCGGAAAGACCACATTGCTGCGACTACTGGCAGGCATCGAGCGTGTGCAGTCCGGCGCGGTCTCGCTGTTCGGCGACAGCGTGCGCAGCATGTCACTCGCGCAGCGGCAGCGCTTCTCGTACGTGGCCGAAGGGCAGGAGCTGCCCACGTGGATGCGGCTGGAACAGATGGAGGCGTACTGCGCGCCGCTCTATCCCACGTGGGACGCGCAACTCGCCACGCAGCTGCGTCGTCGCTTCGACCTCGATGCCAAGCAGAAGGTCGGCACCATGTCGCGAGGGCAGCGCATGAAGGCGGCGTTGTTGTGTGCACTGGCTTCGCGGCCTCGACTGCTGCTGATGGACGAGCCGTTCACCGGCATGGACGTCGGCGTCAAGGAAGAGCTGGTGCGCGGGCTGCTGGAGACGTCGGGCGAGCATGGATGGACGATCCTGGTAAGCACGCACGACATCGCGGAGATCGAGATGATGGTGGACTGGGTTGGATTTCTGCGTGATGGTCGCATCGATGTGTCGGCGCCACTGGAGCAACTGCGCGAGCGCTATCGTCGGCTGGAGTTCACGTTGGCGCCGGGTGCGCCGCTGCCGGCTTCGCGTCCCGAGTCATGGGTGCGCGTGGAGCAGTCAGGGCAGCGCGTGTCGGTGTTCGGTGACGGCATCGGGCGTGACGCGGTGATTGAGGTGGTGCCCGGCGGGCTGCTGGCGGTCGATGAACACGAGGTCACGCTACGGGAGTTGTATCTGGCGTTGGCGACACCAAGCACGCGCAACACGGTGGGGGGCGCATGA
- a CDS encoding GntR family transcriptional regulator gives MLPFPITLVPGESPYRQVVYAATKAVVSGVLPAGSPFPSVRELSQVLKINPNTAHKVVAELVRNGVLEVLPGVGTVVAVGAESSAADKRTLLAKPVEQLVVEAMRLGLKEQDVAQALASRWRQLSGGTQQDAARRAATSE, from the coding sequence ATGCTCCCGTTTCCCATTACTCTCGTCCCCGGCGAGTCGCCGTATCGGCAGGTGGTTTATGCCGCTACCAAGGCGGTGGTGTCGGGCGTGCTACCGGCAGGATCGCCCTTTCCGTCGGTTCGCGAGCTCAGTCAGGTGCTGAAGATCAATCCGAATACGGCCCACAAAGTGGTGGCCGAACTGGTGCGGAATGGCGTGCTGGAGGTATTGCCGGGCGTGGGTACGGTGGTGGCGGTCGGTGCCGAGTCATCGGCCGCCGACAAGAGGACGTTGCTGGCCAAGCCGGTGGAGCAACTGGTGGTGGAGGCCATGCGCCTTGGCCTTAAGGAGCAGGACGTGGCACAAGCGCTGGCGTCGCGATGGCGCCAACTCAGTGGTGGAACTCAACAGGATGCCGCGCGTCGTGCGGCAACGTCGGAGTGA
- a CDS encoding prolyl oligopeptidase family serine peptidase yields MFAFPRRPLAIGALLLAAPAVVFAQSASGNASARTGAPRPISPADISAWKSIRGAALSNDGVWFAYTVAPNEGDAEVVVRQTTTGGKEHRFPIGEAPAAAGGPPGGSGNAALQLSGDGQWAAMLVYPKAADQKRMRRERRAVQSKLRLVNLATGEAREFDKIRRFSFGGDSPKWVAMQAYAPEAGGGGGGGAGGGGGLPGPGAPGMGGNPIGGAAGRVEGTDLLLHELGTNASFNVGNVGDFAFDDKGRWLSYTIDARDQLGNGVQLRDLASGTVKSIDAGKALYRRLAWTDSFPAFAFLKGTVDSAATDTTWSAAAVSRVGSPTQQMITVGHGGTAPLPNGMEVSPERTPRWLEQMDGIAIGLRVATPPVPKSEQLEDDDRPSLILWHGKDARLQSMQIVQENADKSFSFLATYLPATQKVVQLTDNVVRTGTLGARDRYVLGTDNQTYERQSSYDGVQRRDLYLIDARTGTRVLVKKELRGTSSLSPDGKAVLFWDDGNFHAYDVATKAIANVTAGAPVSFIDTEDDHNVDRPSTNIVGWSKDGRFALISDNYDVWRIGMAGKSWTNLTVNGRATRTRYARVINTDPRERNIDLAKPVYMAAMQALTKKEAIVRIDPAKAGAVAITGWRDARHAPMKARDAEVWVSSIQTSTRFADYWRVSFGNGAIADSTRLSEANPNLNGVAWSAGSRLVSYVTEKGDSLQGALYLPAGYEAGKKYPTLVFIYELQSDALNSFYSPNFSSSPNALIGVHNSRGYAVFLPDIVYKINDPGMSAVWSVVPAVKAAIKTGIVDSANVGLHGHSWGGYQTAFLIGQTNIFKSAVAGAPLTDMVSMYSSVYWNSGSTNQGIFQSSQGRFKGNFLDNKDAYERNSPNRFADKVKTPLIILHDDKDGAVDFNQGITFYNTLRQLDKDVILLEYVGENHGLAQLKNRKDYDLRLMEYWDSYLKGEKAPEWLAKGIPRLKLEEHLREQKKKLEGKKIAM; encoded by the coding sequence ATGTTCGCATTCCCGAGGCGCCCCCTCGCGATCGGTGCGCTCCTGCTCGCCGCTCCCGCCGTGGTGTTCGCTCAGTCGGCCAGCGGCAACGCCAGCGCTCGCACCGGCGCCCCGCGCCCCATTTCGCCGGCCGACATTTCGGCCTGGAAGTCCATCCGCGGCGCTGCCCTCTCTAACGATGGCGTCTGGTTCGCCTATACAGTCGCGCCCAACGAGGGCGACGCCGAGGTGGTGGTCCGTCAAACCACGACCGGTGGCAAAGAGCACCGCTTCCCGATTGGCGAAGCGCCGGCGGCAGCAGGTGGTCCGCCGGGCGGCAGCGGCAATGCCGCGCTGCAACTCTCCGGCGACGGCCAATGGGCCGCTATGCTGGTGTATCCCAAGGCGGCCGATCAGAAGCGCATGCGCCGCGAACGTCGCGCCGTGCAGTCGAAGCTCCGCCTGGTGAATCTGGCCACCGGTGAAGCGCGCGAGTTCGACAAGATCCGTCGCTTCTCATTTGGCGGTGACTCGCCGAAGTGGGTGGCGATGCAGGCGTATGCTCCCGAAGCCGGTGGCGGTGGTGGTGGTGGAGCTGGCGGCGGTGGTGGCTTGCCCGGCCCCGGTGCACCGGGCATGGGCGGCAACCCGATCGGCGGCGCCGCCGGTCGCGTGGAGGGCACCGACCTGCTGCTTCACGAGCTCGGCACCAACGCCAGCTTCAACGTCGGGAACGTGGGCGACTTCGCCTTCGATGACAAAGGTCGCTGGCTCAGCTACACCATCGACGCGCGCGATCAGCTCGGCAACGGCGTGCAGCTGCGCGACCTCGCCAGCGGCACCGTGAAGTCGATCGACGCCGGCAAGGCGTTGTACCGTCGCCTGGCGTGGACCGACAGCTTCCCGGCCTTCGCCTTTCTCAAGGGCACCGTCGACAGCGCGGCGACGGATACGACCTGGTCGGCCGCGGCGGTGTCTCGCGTAGGTTCGCCGACGCAGCAGATGATCACCGTCGGTCACGGCGGCACGGCGCCCCTCCCGAATGGCATGGAAGTGAGCCCCGAGCGCACACCGCGCTGGCTGGAGCAGATGGACGGCATCGCGATCGGCCTCCGCGTGGCCACACCACCGGTACCGAAGAGCGAACAGCTGGAAGACGACGATCGTCCGTCGCTCATTCTGTGGCATGGCAAGGACGCGCGATTGCAGTCGATGCAGATCGTGCAGGAGAATGCCGACAAGAGCTTCTCGTTCCTCGCCACGTACCTGCCCGCGACGCAGAAGGTCGTGCAGCTCACCGATAATGTGGTCCGCACCGGCACCCTCGGCGCGCGCGATCGCTACGTGCTCGGCACCGACAATCAAACGTACGAGCGTCAGAGCAGCTACGATGGCGTGCAGCGTCGCGACTTGTATCTGATCGATGCCCGCACCGGCACGCGCGTGCTGGTGAAGAAGGAACTGCGTGGTACGTCGTCGCTCTCCCCCGACGGCAAGGCGGTGCTCTTCTGGGACGACGGCAACTTCCACGCGTACGACGTGGCGACCAAGGCGATCGCCAACGTGACCGCGGGTGCGCCGGTGTCGTTCATCGACACCGAAGACGATCACAACGTGGACCGGCCGAGCACGAACATCGTGGGCTGGAGCAAGGACGGACGCTTCGCGCTCATCAGCGACAACTACGATGTGTGGCGCATCGGTATGGCGGGGAAGAGCTGGACGAACCTCACGGTGAACGGACGGGCCACGCGCACGCGTTACGCGCGCGTGATCAACACCGATCCGCGCGAGCGCAACATCGACCTCGCGAAGCCGGTGTACATGGCCGCCATGCAGGCGCTCACCAAGAAGGAAGCCATCGTGCGCATCGACCCGGCCAAGGCCGGCGCGGTGGCGATCACGGGCTGGCGCGATGCGCGTCATGCGCCGATGAAGGCGCGCGACGCCGAAGTGTGGGTGTCGTCGATTCAGACATCCACGCGGTTCGCAGATTACTGGCGCGTGAGCTTCGGTAACGGTGCCATCGCCGATTCCACGCGCTTGTCGGAGGCGAATCCGAATCTGAACGGCGTCGCGTGGTCGGCGGGGTCGCGCCTCGTGAGCTACGTGACGGAGAAGGGCGACTCACTGCAGGGTGCGTTGTATCTCCCCGCTGGGTACGAAGCAGGCAAGAAGTATCCGACGCTGGTGTTCATCTACGAACTGCAGTCGGATGCACTGAACAGCTTCTACTCGCCGAACTTCTCGAGCTCGCCGAACGCGCTCATCGGCGTACACAACTCACGCGGCTACGCCGTGTTCCTGCCGGACATCGTGTACAAGATCAACGATCCGGGCATGAGTGCGGTGTGGAGCGTCGTGCCGGCGGTGAAGGCGGCAATCAAAACGGGCATTGTGGACTCGGCCAACGTGGGCTTGCACGGTCACTCGTGGGGCGGCTACCAGACGGCGTTCCTGATTGGCCAGACCAACATCTTCAAGAGTGCCGTGGCGGGTGCGCCGCTTACCGATATGGTGAGCATGTACAGCTCGGTGTACTGGAACTCCGGCAGCACCAATCAGGGCATCTTCCAGAGTTCGCAGGGTCGCTTCAAGGGCAACTTTCTGGACAACAAGGACGCCTACGAGCGCAATTCGCCGAACCGCTTCGCCGACAAAGTGAAGACGCCGCTCATCATTTTGCATGATGACAAAGACGGCGCCGTCGATTTCAATCAAGGCATCACGTTCTACAATACGCTGCGTCAGCTCGACAAGGACGTGATCCTGCTGGAGTACGTGGGCGAGAATCACGGCTTGGCGCAGCTGAAGAATCGCAAGGACTACGACCTGCGACTGATGGAGTACTGGGACAGCTACCTGAAGGGTGAGAAGGCGCCCGAGTGGCTGGCCAAGGGCATTCCGCGATTGAAGCTCGAGGAGCATCTGCGCGAGCAGAAGAAGAAACTCGAGGGGAAGAAGATCGCGATGTGA
- a CDS encoding sigma-70 family RNA polymerase sigma factor — protein MLRPHDPPLRAPGPEWLAELRAGSPDAITACYREHAGALLLLALRLTGERADAEDVVQDVFVGLPEALRRYEERGLFAAWLRGLTTRHALGMHRRVRNRREVPHGVESHTIAASGPEPAGDEARIERALAALSVNLRHVFVLRVIEGHSHATIASMLGITPGTSEVRLSRAIKALRSQLGDMV, from the coding sequence ATGTTGAGACCCCACGACCCGCCCCTGCGCGCGCCCGGCCCGGAATGGCTCGCCGAGCTGCGCGCGGGAAGCCCGGACGCGATCACGGCCTGCTACCGCGAGCATGCGGGCGCCCTGCTGCTACTGGCCCTTCGATTGACTGGGGAGCGCGCCGATGCGGAAGACGTGGTGCAGGATGTGTTCGTCGGTCTCCCCGAGGCGCTGCGTCGATACGAGGAGCGCGGACTGTTCGCCGCCTGGCTGCGCGGCCTGACCACCCGACACGCGCTCGGCATGCATCGTCGCGTGCGCAATCGACGCGAAGTACCGCACGGTGTCGAATCCCACACGATTGCGGCTAGCGGCCCGGAGCCGGCCGGTGATGAGGCGCGTATCGAGCGCGCCCTCGCAGCGCTGTCGGTGAACCTGAGGCATGTGTTCGTGTTGCGCGTCATCGAGGGACACTCGCACGCCACGATCGCATCGATGCTCGGTATCACGCCCGGCACATCGGAAGTCCGCCTGTCGCGCGCCATCAAAGCGCTGCGAAGCCAGCTAGGAGATATGGTATGA
- a CDS encoding sigma-70 family RNA polymerase sigma factor, with amino-acid sequence MSHSASSSLPDPNGQRPATLISLPAIRAGDPDALAACYRAHAPALMALALRLTASRQDAEDIVHDVFVGLPEALARYDERGQFGAWIGRVTTRVALMRQRQVRQRGDVSLAGIAEPAASTPEGDPLLQEKVLQALATLTPPLRHVFVLRVIEGYSHAEIAGLLEISTNTSEVRLHRAVQQLRRLLEAVV; translated from the coding sequence ATGAGCCATTCCGCCTCCTCCTCGCTTCCAGACCCCAACGGCCAGCGGCCGGCCACGCTGATCTCGCTGCCGGCTATCCGGGCGGGCGATCCCGATGCGCTGGCGGCCTGCTACCGGGCGCATGCGCCCGCGCTGATGGCGCTGGCGCTTCGGCTCACCGCGTCGCGGCAGGACGCCGAGGACATCGTGCACGATGTGTTCGTGGGGCTGCCTGAGGCGCTGGCTCGCTACGACGAACGTGGACAGTTCGGGGCGTGGATCGGTCGCGTGACCACCCGCGTGGCGCTCATGCGTCAGCGGCAAGTGCGGCAGCGCGGGGATGTTTCACTGGCTGGCATCGCGGAACCGGCCGCCAGTACACCCGAGGGCGATCCACTGCTGCAGGAGAAGGTGCTGCAAGCGCTCGCGACACTCACGCCGCCACTGCGGCATGTGTTCGTCTTGCGGGTGATCGAGGGCTATTCGCACGCGGAGATTGCGGGACTGCTCGAAATCTCCACCAACACGTCTGAAGTTCGGCTGCATCGCGCGGTGCAACAGCTGCGCCGCTTGCTGGAGGCTGTGGTATGA